In Thermospira aquatica, the following proteins share a genomic window:
- a CDS encoding NAD+ synthase: MSSLRIALCQVNPTVGDIHNNTEKILSFWKNASHDGAHIAVFPELCLPGYPPEDLLYKTEFLQANLAALNRLVESSQKIPTALIVGFIDQDESGIYNAAALIANGEIIDIYHKIFLPNYGVFDEKRYFNEGKHLSVCTINGIKTAISICEDIWYPDGPMHFSSLIEDVQVVFNLSASPFHKEKPSQRERMLTTRASDENTMVVMVNAVGGQDELVFDGHSCIIGPKGNIVARLKAFEEDYQCVDVSFVSVLQNRLKDARRRQQKLYFQEIPLPWTLHKKTIELSPSQKKPAFGVIEPQMDSIALLYKALVVGTRDYVEKNGFKEVIVGISGGIDSALVATIATDALGEHRVHGIFLPTRFSADISREDSFLLAKNLGIDLKELSIEGLFGKYLEELQPFFHNTPFGIAEENLQSRIRGNIVMALSNKFGYLVLTTGNKSEMSTGYATLYGDMAGGFAVIKDVLKTEVYALAHYRNSITPVIPQRILERPPTAELRPDQKDTDTLPPYEILDRLIQGYVEEDLSFEDLCHLSPSPEIVKRVIRLIDTSEYKRRQAPPGIKVSVRAFGKDRRMPITNRFQPTPPDKKS, from the coding sequence ATGTCATCTCTTCGGATTGCCCTCTGCCAGGTAAATCCTACCGTTGGGGATATTCACAACAACACAGAAAAGATTCTCTCTTTCTGGAAAAATGCTTCCCATGACGGTGCTCATATCGCTGTTTTTCCTGAGTTATGCCTCCCGGGATATCCCCCCGAAGACCTCCTCTACAAAACAGAATTTTTACAAGCAAATCTTGCGGCACTCAATAGGCTTGTTGAGTCCTCACAAAAAATTCCTACCGCCCTTATAGTTGGATTTATCGACCAGGATGAAAGCGGTATCTACAACGCCGCTGCTCTCATTGCCAACGGAGAAATTATCGACATTTACCACAAGATCTTTCTCCCCAATTATGGTGTTTTTGACGAAAAGCGTTACTTCAACGAGGGAAAACACCTCTCCGTTTGTACCATCAACGGGATCAAGACAGCCATAAGCATCTGTGAAGATATATGGTATCCCGATGGCCCAATGCACTTCAGCTCGCTTATAGAAGACGTCCAGGTAGTATTCAATCTCAGTGCCTCTCCCTTTCACAAAGAGAAACCCTCCCAGAGAGAGCGTATGCTTACTACCCGCGCCTCAGACGAAAACACAATGGTCGTGATGGTAAACGCTGTGGGAGGACAGGATGAACTGGTCTTCGACGGGCATTCCTGTATCATTGGTCCAAAAGGCAACATTGTTGCAAGACTCAAAGCCTTTGAAGAGGACTACCAATGTGTTGATGTTTCTTTTGTTAGTGTCCTCCAGAACCGTCTCAAAGATGCCCGGCGCCGCCAACAAAAACTCTACTTTCAGGAGATTCCTCTCCCATGGACATTACACAAAAAAACCATAGAACTCTCCCCTTCTCAAAAAAAACCTGCCTTTGGAGTCATTGAACCCCAGATGGATTCGATTGCTCTTTTGTATAAGGCTCTGGTTGTGGGAACCCGAGATTACGTAGAGAAAAACGGTTTCAAAGAAGTGATCGTTGGTATCAGCGGTGGGATTGATTCTGCTCTTGTCGCCACTATTGCTACCGACGCCCTAGGAGAACACAGAGTGCATGGAATATTTTTGCCTACCCGTTTTTCGGCAGATATCAGCCGTGAAGATAGCTTTCTTCTTGCTAAAAACCTGGGTATTGACCTCAAAGAACTTTCTATCGAAGGTCTGTTTGGGAAATATCTGGAAGAACTCCAACCATTTTTCCATAACACTCCTTTTGGTATTGCTGAAGAAAATCTCCAATCCCGGATCCGGGGAAATATTGTCATGGCCCTCTCAAATAAATTTGGGTACCTAGTCCTCACCACAGGCAATAAAAGTGAAATGAGCACCGGCTATGCCACCCTCTATGGGGATATGGCAGGTGGTTTTGCGGTCATCAAAGATGTTCTCAAAACCGAAGTATATGCCCTTGCTCATTATAGAAATAGTATCACTCCTGTCATCCCCCAAAGAATTCTTGAACGGCCACCTACAGCTGAGCTTCGCCCCGATCAAAAAGATACCGACACTCTTCCCCCTTATGAGATTCTTGACAGATTAATTCAAGGGTACGTGGAAGAAGATCTCTCGTTCGAGGATCTCTGTCACCTCTCCCCGTCACCAGAAATCGTCAAGAGGGTTATACGACTCATCGATACCAGTGAATACAAACGAAGACAGGCACCTCCAGGGATCAAGGTGAGCGTTCGCGCATTTGGAAAAGATAGACGCATGCCTATTACCAACCGTTTTCAACCCACACCACCAGACAAGAAAAGTTGA
- a CDS encoding polysaccharide deacetylase family protein, translating into MQKYMWFLSLMGLLHAEECSLLILCYHTFSPHLQSPYNFSPDTFSNHILTIQKAWYRFVSWQDVTNNTLTGTKNILITIDDGNTSVRTIEALLDEMGIKPILFIYPAIIGKVPYALTWEDLDRMKAKGWTIGAHGYNHLFINQQLYENDRKAFYREIRYSKQVLEKKTSENIILFGFPFGVYSPLTIEPLRQEGYRYAFTIVRKPALWPPSDPYRIPRYLMTPSMWNHLAKLLTNTNHIALKE; encoded by the coding sequence ATGCAAAAATATATGTGGTTCCTTTCCCTCATGGGGCTCCTGCACGCAGAGGAATGTAGTCTTCTTATCCTTTGTTATCACACCTTTTCTCCACACCTTCAGAGCCCATATAATTTTTCTCCAGACACATTTTCTAACCACATACTGACCATTCAAAAAGCGTGGTACCGTTTTGTCTCCTGGCAAGATGTCACAAACAATACTCTCACAGGAACGAAAAACATCCTCATCACCATCGATGATGGAAACACATCTGTTCGTACTATCGAAGCCCTCCTTGATGAGATGGGAATCAAACCTATTCTCTTTATTTATCCCGCGATTATCGGGAAAGTACCTTATGCCCTTACATGGGAGGATCTTGATCGTATGAAAGCCAAGGGATGGACCATTGGCGCCCATGGTTACAATCATCTCTTTATCAATCAACAACTCTATGAAAACGATAGAAAAGCTTTTTACCGGGAGATCCGTTATAGCAAACAAGTATTGGAAAAGAAAACAAGCGAAAATATAATATTATTTGGTTTTCCATTCGGTGTTTATAGTCCTCTAACGATTGAACCCCTTCGTCAAGAGGGGTATCGCTATGCCTTTACCATCGTGAGAAAACCTGCTCTTTGGCCTCCCTCTGATCCCTACCGCATTCCCCGCTATCTTATGACACCCTCGATGTGGAATCATCTCGCGAAGTTGCTCACCAATACCAATCATATTGCCTTAAAGGAGTAA
- the argJ gene encoding bifunctional glutamate N-acetyltransferase/amino-acid acetyltransferase ArgJ, whose amino-acid sequence MENFRILENGGINSPKGFRATGVSCGLKEGGYKDIALLYSSIPCETVCAFTQNRVKAAPILINMERLDNKIQAIITNSGNANCVTGEEGIQNAREMAEMTEKFLDIPAGSVMVASTGVIGRKLDMEKIRYGIQRICNTIKTDNDIRSYATAIMTTDTKQKTLACEFDIEGVPVRIGITAKGAGMIKPNLKIPHATMLVYITTDAAISHEMLELALDEALSLSFNRISVDNDTSTNDSVFLLANGLAENPSITQEGEAFSRFKEALIFVCQEIAKMIVKDGEGATKLVKIDIKNALTSTDAEKIARSIADSYLVKTAIFGQNPNWGRILAAMGYSGAKFELDRVVVKLNGVEIFSRGEPQKTGIGQADVLMRENELTIEIDLAIGHKDYFLWTCDLSHDYVKINSHYIS is encoded by the coding sequence ATGGAAAATTTTCGTATTCTTGAAAACGGTGGCATCAATTCACCAAAAGGGTTCAGGGCTACTGGAGTTTCCTGTGGTCTCAAAGAGGGTGGCTACAAGGACATCGCTCTCCTTTATAGCAGTATCCCCTGCGAAACAGTATGCGCTTTCACGCAAAACAGGGTCAAAGCCGCCCCTATTCTGATCAATATGGAAAGACTTGACAACAAAATACAGGCCATCATTACCAACAGTGGCAATGCCAACTGTGTCACAGGTGAAGAAGGTATCCAAAATGCCCGTGAAATGGCAGAAATGACGGAAAAATTTCTGGATATTCCGGCGGGCTCAGTGATGGTAGCCTCTACTGGTGTCATCGGAAGAAAACTCGATATGGAAAAGATCCGCTATGGTATTCAACGTATCTGTAATACCATCAAAACAGACAATGATATCCGCAGTTATGCTACTGCCATTATGACAACAGACACCAAACAAAAAACCCTTGCATGCGAATTTGATATTGAGGGTGTTCCTGTTCGGATAGGAATAACCGCCAAAGGAGCAGGGATGATCAAACCCAATCTCAAAATTCCTCATGCCACCATGCTGGTCTACATCACCACGGATGCCGCCATTTCCCATGAAATGTTAGAACTTGCCCTTGATGAAGCTCTTTCTCTTTCCTTTAACCGTATTTCTGTTGACAATGATACCAGCACCAATGATAGCGTCTTTTTACTCGCCAATGGTCTCGCTGAAAACCCTTCTATCACCCAAGAAGGAGAGGCTTTTTCTCGTTTCAAAGAAGCACTGATCTTTGTCTGTCAGGAAATTGCCAAAATGATAGTAAAAGACGGTGAAGGAGCAACGAAACTCGTCAAGATTGACATCAAAAATGCCCTTACTTCCACTGACGCAGAGAAAATAGCCAGAAGCATCGCTGATTCCTATCTTGTAAAAACCGCCATCTTTGGCCAAAACCCGAACTGGGGGCGTATTCTCGCTGCAATGGGGTATTCCGGAGCAAAGTTTGAACTTGACCGTGTCGTCGTGAAACTAAACGGTGTAGAGATCTTCTCGCGTGGAGAACCACAAAAAACAGGCATAGGCCAGGCAGACGTCCTCATGAGAGAGAATGAACTGACTATTGAAATCGATCTTGCCATAGGACACAAAGACTATTTCCTCTGGACGTGCGATCTTTCCCATGACTATGTAAAAATCAACTCTCACTATATTTCCTAG
- the argC gene encoding N-acetyl-gamma-glutamyl-phosphate reductase, which yields MKTYRIGICGGSGYTGIELLKWLTRHPAFEVVFVTSESQAGKTIGSCEPYLFAYTDMVYITLDDATQRTDIDLVFLALPHEASAKVTPQFLAAGIKVVDLSAAYRIKNQQVFEKAYGFTHPSFPLTQEAVYGLPELSRESICQARLVANPGCYPTSILLPLIPLFKAGLIQNSTIIADSKSGFSGRGRKTDIPGLFSEMNENFYAYSVGNHRHHPEIVQELEATNFSPVSLIFTPHIMPIDRGMLSTIYVPFDTDPTQDIYDLWTKTYKDSPFVRIFRGKAPQIKWVQNTNEIHMSFTYLPSQKMGIILSSIDNLVKGASGQAIQNANLMVGLPDTLGLITQKGV from the coding sequence ATGAAAACCTATCGTATAGGTATCTGTGGAGGAAGTGGATATACTGGCATTGAGCTTCTCAAATGGCTTACACGTCATCCTGCCTTTGAGGTGGTTTTTGTCACCTCTGAAAGCCAGGCTGGAAAAACCATTGGATCCTGTGAACCCTATCTTTTTGCCTATACGGATATGGTCTACATCACCCTCGACGATGCCACCCAACGTACGGATATAGACCTTGTTTTTCTTGCCCTGCCTCATGAGGCTTCCGCCAAAGTTACCCCTCAATTTCTTGCCGCGGGTATTAAAGTAGTCGATCTCAGCGCAGCCTACAGAATCAAAAATCAACAGGTTTTTGAAAAAGCCTATGGGTTTACCCATCCGTCATTTCCCCTCACCCAGGAGGCTGTGTATGGTCTTCCAGAACTTTCTCGGGAAAGCATTTGCCAGGCCCGCCTTGTAGCCAATCCAGGATGCTACCCGACAAGTATTCTTCTGCCCCTGATTCCACTTTTCAAAGCAGGGCTTATACAAAACAGCACCATCATCGCAGACTCCAAGTCTGGATTTTCAGGCAGGGGAAGAAAAACAGACATTCCAGGCCTTTTTTCTGAAATGAACGAAAATTTCTATGCTTACAGTGTGGGCAACCATCGACATCACCCTGAGATTGTGCAGGAGTTAGAGGCGACCAATTTTTCACCTGTTTCCCTGATCTTTACCCCTCATATTATGCCTATAGATAGAGGCATGTTGAGTACGATTTATGTGCCTTTTGATACCGATCCAACACAAGATATCTATGATCTCTGGACAAAAACCTACAAAGACAGCCCGTTTGTACGTATTTTCAGAGGAAAAGCCCCTCAAATCAAATGGGTACAAAATACCAACGAAATCCACATGAGCTTCACCTACCTTCCTTCCCAAAAGATGGGCATCATCTTAAGCAGTATAGATAACCTTGTTAAAGGTGCTTCAGGACAGGCAATCCAGAACGCGAATTTGATGGTAGGACTACCCGATACCTTAGGACTCATAACTCAAAAAGGGGTATAA